In Nodosilinea sp. PGN35, the genomic stretch TCTGGTCGTGGCGCAGCCCGCCCCGCCCCCTTCGGCCCTGTGGCTGGCCCTCATGCCCCTGGTGCCCATTGCCGGTGGGGCACTTACCTATCTGCACCGCCGCCGCCAGCGCCGCCAGCGGGTGCTGCGCCGCCGCCAGCAGCGGCAGACCTTACCCGCTAAGCCAAAACCCTAACGATCTGTAACCAGCGGTACCCGCCAGGCCCGACAAATCTAAAGAAAAGCTACAGATATAGTCGGTGTCCCCTGCTCCAGAGGTCACCATAGTAGAAACCGCTGCAAACCAAGCGCAGCGCTGGGGACGTTTCCTCAGCCGCCAAATTTTTGATCTTTTGAGCCGGATGCCAAGCCGGTTTATGGGTTCAGACGACGGCCTGCCCGTGGCGAGTAGGTCTTGGCAACGTGCGGTTGTAGTCCTGCTAATTTTTTACTGTTTCCTGGAGAGTCCTATGCTGACCGTCGCCGACATCATGACCCCCCACGTCACCACCATTGCCAGTGGAGCCACCGTGGCCGACGCCATTGATCTCATGCAGCGGCGGCAGATTCGCGCCCTGCTGGTCGAGCACCGCTCCCAGGAAATGCCCTTTGGCATGGTCACCGAGCGCGACATTGTCTACACCGTGGTCGCCCGAGGCCACAGTCCCGAAAAGGTGCTGGTGCAGGACATCATGCGGCAGCCCTGCATTTCTCTAGCCCCCGACCTCACCATTCAAGAAGCCTCCCAGGTGCTCTCTGACACGGGCGTGCAGCGAGCCCCCGTGGTGCGAGACGGCGAGCTGCTGGGGGTGATCTCGGTAACCGATATTTTGATGCGGGGAATGCCGGCGATCGCGCTGAGCCGCTAAGGGGGAGGTGGGGAAGATAGGGAGATGGTCATTGCCTCACCTCCCTCACCCCCGTCTCCCCTCCCGCTCTCACTCTCCCTTTGGAGCGCGGTTGGCCAGCTCCGTCAGCCCTCGCAGGCGATCGCGCATTTCATCGGTGATCGCCTCGGCGTCATAGCGCCAGGCCCAGTTGCCTTCGGGTTTGCCAGGGGTGTTCATGCGGCAGTCGCTGCCGTAGCCCAGCACGTCTTGCAGGGGTACGATCGCCTGGTTGGCCACCGACAGCAGCACCAGGCGAATCAGCGTCCAGTGAATGCCCTCAGAGCTGATGCAGCCGACGTACTGCATCAGGCGATCGCGCTCGTAGTCCGGCATTTTGTCAAACCAGCCCAGGGTGGTGTCGTTGTCGTGGGTGCCGGTGTAGACCACGCTGTTGGATTCGTAGTTGCAGGGCAGGTAGGGGTTGTCGCTGCCGCCGCCAAAGGCAAAGTGCAGAATTTTCATGC encodes the following:
- a CDS encoding CBS domain-containing protein, whose translation is MLTVADIMTPHVTTIASGATVADAIDLMQRRQIRALLVEHRSQEMPFGMVTERDIVYTVVARGHSPEKVLVQDIMRQPCISLAPDLTIQEASQVLSDTGVQRAPVVRDGELLGVISVTDILMRGMPAIALSR